The following are encoded together in the Desulfovibrio sp. TomC genome:
- a CDS encoding TM2 domain-containing protein produces MLDTKTISFDVSRDINQVRDVIRYSIPKIKGRLVSVDNETYKFTFGNSILFRILGSFGSTNSIIPLEVTIATVQAEEKVRVTIEINEKFGYWAGKKWLENIYNSATEELSLILKSIISGEVEAYQDLSLVELNYIKKMTDNQKALYYSEMSKKRKNGETGVFLSCLLGAFGAHRFYLKSNVLGVVYVLFCWTWIPSILGVIESLFMLKRVDAYNEQCAQDVAIKIKALA; encoded by the coding sequence ATGCTAGACACCAAGACTATTTCCTTTGACGTTTCGCGTGACATCAATCAAGTCAGAGATGTCATTAGATATTCCATCCCCAAGATAAAGGGGAGATTGGTTTCCGTCGATAACGAAACATATAAATTCACGTTTGGAAACAGTATTCTTTTTAGAATTCTTGGATCATTTGGATCTACCAATAGCATCATACCTCTTGAAGTAACCATTGCAACTGTGCAAGCAGAAGAAAAGGTAAGGGTAACAATAGAAATTAACGAAAAATTTGGGTACTGGGCTGGGAAGAAGTGGTTAGAAAATATATACAATAGCGCAACGGAAGAATTGTCATTGATACTGAAGTCAATAATATCTGGAGAAGTTGAAGCTTACCAGGACCTGTCTCTGGTTGAATTGAACTACATCAAGAAGATGACAGACAATCAAAAGGCGTTGTATTACTCAGAAATGAGTAAAAAAAGGAAAAACGGGGAAACAGGAGTGTTCCTCTCTTGTCTTCTTGGGGCTTTTGGCGCGCATAGATTTTATTTGAAAAGCAACGTACTTGGCGTTGTCTACGTATTGTTTTGCTGGACATGGATACCGTCGATACTTGGAGTTATTGAATCGCTTTTCATGCTTAAACGTGTTGACGCATACAACGAACAATGCGCGCAGGATGTTGCTATAAAGATTAAAGCGCTTGCTTGA
- a CDS encoding thermonuclease family protein: MIMIRSFAFLLVFALLPIPSLATDSWQGKVVNVLDGTALDIAKPDGQIERIKLYAVIAPVPGNPLGDDARRRTTSWCYQWGDVAEVLPVYQEPTGQVVARVIVGQEDLAGVLAKACLASINMRTCRKRETVECVSWHAWELQCRDEQKGLWANKAQ, from the coding sequence ATGATCATGATCCGATCTTTCGCCTTCCTGCTGGTCTTTGCTCTTCTTCCTATCCCCTCTTTGGCGACAGACTCCTGGCAGGGAAAGGTCGTCAACGTCCTCGACGGCACAGCCTTGGACATCGCCAAGCCGGATGGGCAAATCGAACGGATCAAGCTCTACGCGGTCATAGCTCCTGTCCCTGGGAATCCCCTTGGAGATGACGCGCGACGACGGACAACCTCCTGGTGCTATCAGTGGGGAGACGTAGCTGAGGTCTTGCCCGTCTATCAAGAACCAACCGGCCAAGTCGTCGCACGAGTGATTGTAGGTCAGGAAGATTTAGCCGGCGTCCTGGCGAAAGCCTGCCTCGCTTCAATTAACATGAGGACCTGCAGGAAACGGGAGACGGTGGAATGCGTGTCTTGGCACGCCTGGGAGCTTCAATGCCGGGATGAGCAAAAAGGATTATGGGCAAATAAAGCTCAATGA
- a CDS encoding helix-turn-helix domain-containing protein, with product MPNIHEILGKRIQALRKKAELTQLQLAEMANLSLKHLGEIERGRGNPTLESLHNLSVALDVSLMKLFDLEIDVLTTEATEELAIGIIQSASPSDKSKILKILVALSE from the coding sequence ATGCCTAACATACACGAAATATTAGGGAAAAGAATTCAGGCTCTTAGGAAGAAGGCCGAGTTGACTCAACTCCAATTAGCTGAAATGGCAAACTTATCCTTGAAGCACCTTGGGGAAATCGAGAGGGGAAGGGGCAATCCCACCCTGGAAAGCCTCCACAACTTGTCAGTGGCACTGGATGTATCCTTGATGAAGTTGTTCGACCTGGAAATTGATGTGCTTACGACCGAAGCAACAGAAGAACTCGCGATAGGTATTATTCAGTCAGCATCCCCAAGTGACAAATCGAAAATACTTAAAATACTAGTTGCGCTATCCGAATAG
- a CDS encoding diguanylate cyclase — MKNIDIYKGSIASLDSDNVLFANAFHYAAIGMALVGTDGRWLKVNQSFCNLVKYTESELLERTFQDITHPEDLDDDLNYVQRMLSGELEKYEMEKRYISKTKKIVYVRLSVSLVFDKDLSPQFFISQIQDISKSKQLEQELVRMVSEDFLTKIGNRRYFFDHSSTELERAARFNEPLCLLMIDIDNFKNINDSYGHDTGDIVLTKLAKICKESIRSIDILGRLGGEEFSILLLNTDVHIGTIVANRIRTNIESSSIYSGGHSIKSTISIGMVSFTGDNKPLGVRLKQADMALYQAKENGRNKVEVFNDSVTSFGIHEKTRTGFIKLVWQQSYESGNSIIDQQHEQLFKTANELLESMLAGLPQDTCIDAIKKLCADISNHFSDEEGILKSVGYPAIENHCLIHKTLATRATQILNDYTSGATSLGSIFSFLALDVIYNHMIIEDKKFFTYVRA; from the coding sequence ATGAAAAATATCGACATTTACAAAGGGAGTATTGCATCCCTTGACTCTGACAACGTTCTTTTCGCGAATGCTTTTCATTATGCCGCAATCGGGATGGCCTTGGTTGGAACTGATGGCAGATGGCTCAAAGTGAACCAGTCTTTTTGCAATTTAGTCAAATACACAGAGTCTGAACTACTAGAGAGAACATTTCAGGACATAACACATCCAGAAGATCTTGATGACGACCTTAACTATGTTCAAAGAATGCTCTCTGGAGAACTTGAAAAATACGAAATGGAAAAAAGGTATATATCTAAAACAAAAAAAATAGTTTATGTGCGCCTGAGCGTCTCCCTTGTGTTCGACAAAGACCTTTCTCCTCAATTTTTTATTTCTCAAATTCAAGATATATCTAAGTCTAAACAACTTGAGCAAGAACTAGTTAGGATGGTTTCAGAAGATTTTCTTACAAAAATAGGAAATCGTCGCTATTTTTTTGACCATTCTTCTACAGAACTGGAAAGAGCAGCGAGATTTAACGAGCCGCTTTGTTTGCTTATGATAGACATTGATAATTTTAAAAACATCAACGACAGCTACGGACACGATACCGGCGACATTGTTCTGACAAAACTTGCCAAAATTTGCAAAGAATCGATCCGGTCTATAGACATACTAGGCAGACTTGGCGGAGAAGAGTTCAGCATTCTACTGCTAAATACTGACGTGCACATAGGGACAATTGTTGCCAATAGAATTAGAACGAATATTGAAAGTTCAAGCATTTATTCTGGTGGTCATTCTATAAAATCAACCATTAGTATAGGCATGGTTTCGTTTACAGGAGACAACAAACCGCTTGGAGTCAGGTTAAAACAGGCAGATATGGCTTTATATCAAGCGAAGGAAAATGGTAGAAATAAAGTAGAAGTTTTTAATGATAGTGTTACTTCTTTTGGCATCCACGAGAAAACTCGTACTGGGTTTATTAAATTAGTTTGGCAACAAAGCTATGAATCTGGAAATAGCATCATCGACCAGCAACACGAGCAATTATTCAAAACTGCAAACGAGCTGCTTGAAAGTATGCTTGCCGGTTTACCCCAAGACACCTGTATTGACGCTATTAAGAAGCTCTGCGCAGACATATCTAATCACTTCTCAGACGAAGAAGGCATCCTAAAGTCAGTTGGCTACCCAGCCATTGAAAATCATTGTCTTATTCATAAAACTCTCGCAACCAGGGCAACGCAAATCCTTAACGACTACACCTCAGGGGCAACATCTTTGGGGAGTATCTTCAGTTTTCTCGCCCTAGACGTCATCTACAATCATATGATAATAGAAGATAAAAAGTTTTTTACCTACGTTAGAGCTTAG
- a CDS encoding MucR family transcriptional regulator, with amino-acid sequence MSEVEILRVIMETNPGLSIDDVLNLTDKTIKSLSRTKAEIAKGNNGSGDGGTDTTANKQSGHGYTKADLKENPMSALKGEKATCCLCGKNFDVISKTHLLMCHKIKPEEYRELCGYAPDTKLMTDVQLKKKQAILEKAKPWEKTDRWQGKQARESVTKEAADKVVDEIVSDDKSIPKETAKAPKSDTKPQANASGKPEKKDDKGDHAPKS; translated from the coding sequence ATGTCTGAAGTAGAAATCCTCCGCGTCATCATGGAAACTAATCCTGGTCTTTCTATCGATGACGTCCTTAATCTTACGGACAAGACCATCAAGAGCCTTTCCAGGACGAAGGCTGAAATCGCAAAAGGCAATAACGGTTCTGGCGACGGCGGAACTGATACCACGGCGAACAAGCAATCGGGCCACGGTTACACTAAGGCAGATCTCAAGGAGAACCCGATGTCCGCTCTTAAAGGTGAAAAGGCTACGTGCTGCCTTTGTGGAAAAAATTTCGACGTCATTTCGAAGACGCATCTCTTGATGTGTCACAAGATTAAGCCTGAAGAGTACCGTGAGTTGTGTGGGTATGCCCCGGACACGAAACTCATGACGGATGTGCAGCTTAAAAAGAAACAGGCCATCTTAGAAAAAGCCAAGCCTTGGGAAAAAACTGATCGCTGGCAGGGCAAGCAAGCCAGGGAATCAGTCACGAAGGAAGCTGCTGACAAGGTTGTGGATGAAATTGTTTCCGACGACAAGTCCATTCCCAAGGAAACCGCGAAGGCCCCGAAATCGGACACCAAGCCTCAAGCCAACGCTTCGGGAAAGCCTGAAAAGAAGGACGACAAAGGAGATCACGCGCCGAAATCGTAG
- a CDS encoding methyl-accepting chemotaxis protein, protein MKLSSKLIVTATILSLLSIVIGSLSIYEMAKINSNTQELSTNWLPTIKVVGELNGLVNEYRRNELVHILATDDALMREYEQKISDVGNSIKDKIKEYEPMMTEPEERSNFPKFQEEWNAYLEIHTKVAMLSKENKTAEATKLILGDARRHYLDALEYLAILIDVNNKGGIKSAKDAEEAYTSGKMITIGLLAASILIASAMSTLLIKGVSKQLGEDPGYLQSVATEIADGNLNVTFKSFKGDGGVYGVLIKMVKNLKDKIAEADSKSDEAAHEAQAAREATALADAATQKAERAKAEGMLQAAEQLESVVEVITSASEQLSAQIEQSSRGTEEQTNRIGETATAMEEMNATVMEVAKNASNAASTAEQAKVKAEEGSKVVSQVVQGIEQVQHQSEEMKNDMGNLGKQAEGIGQILNVISDIADQTNLLALNAAIEAARAGEAGRGFAVVADEVRKLAEKTMTATKEVGAAIRGIQDGTKKNIDNVERSGKRIEEVTKLANNSGDSLREIVSLAEVTTDQVRSIATASEQQSSASEEINHSIEDVNRVSMETAEAMRQSAQAVGELAHQSQVLKTLIENMKTDSGSGSNALPSGKKSLALGRG, encoded by the coding sequence ATGAAGCTCTCATCGAAATTAATTGTCACAGCAACAATTTTATCACTCCTTTCTATAGTAATAGGAAGCCTTTCAATCTACGAAATGGCAAAAATTAACTCTAACACCCAGGAACTTTCAACAAACTGGCTCCCGACCATTAAAGTTGTCGGCGAACTCAACGGATTGGTAAATGAGTACAGGCGCAACGAACTCGTTCACATTCTAGCGACAGATGATGCACTCATGCGCGAATACGAACAAAAAATTAGTGATGTAGGCAATTCAATAAAAGACAAAATTAAAGAATACGAACCGATGATGACAGAGCCCGAAGAGCGTTCAAATTTCCCTAAATTCCAAGAAGAATGGAATGCCTACCTTGAAATACATACAAAAGTCGCAATGTTGTCCAAGGAAAATAAAACCGCAGAAGCGACAAAACTGATCCTTGGAGACGCCAGAAGACACTATCTTGACGCATTAGAATACTTGGCTATTCTCATCGATGTGAACAACAAAGGCGGCATAAAATCAGCTAAAGACGCCGAAGAAGCTTATACTAGCGGAAAAATGATTACAATTGGTCTTCTTGCTGCATCAATATTGATAGCTTCAGCAATGTCAACGCTTCTGATCAAAGGCGTCAGCAAGCAACTTGGCGAAGACCCAGGCTATTTACAGAGCGTCGCTACTGAAATTGCAGATGGCAATCTTAATGTCACATTTAAATCGTTCAAAGGCGATGGTGGTGTCTACGGCGTTCTCATCAAAATGGTCAAGAACCTCAAGGACAAAATCGCTGAGGCAGATTCAAAATCGGACGAAGCTGCTCATGAAGCACAAGCGGCCCGCGAAGCAACTGCTCTAGCAGACGCTGCCACACAGAAAGCTGAACGAGCTAAAGCTGAAGGAATGCTTCAGGCAGCAGAGCAATTAGAATCTGTCGTTGAAGTAATAACTTCTGCCTCAGAACAACTTTCGGCACAGATAGAACAGTCAAGCAGAGGGACAGAAGAACAAACTAACCGTATAGGTGAAACTGCTACGGCGATGGAAGAGATGAACGCTACAGTCATGGAGGTTGCGAAGAACGCTTCAAATGCTGCCTCAACTGCTGAGCAAGCTAAGGTCAAAGCCGAAGAAGGTTCAAAGGTTGTTAGCCAAGTTGTTCAAGGTATTGAGCAGGTCCAACACCAATCAGAAGAAATGAAAAACGACATGGGTAACCTTGGGAAACAAGCCGAAGGAATTGGTCAAATCTTGAACGTTATTTCTGATATTGCAGACCAGACAAACCTACTCGCCCTAAATGCCGCCATTGAAGCTGCCCGTGCTGGTGAAGCAGGACGGGGATTTGCCGTCGTAGCTGACGAGGTCAGAAAACTGGCCGAAAAAACCATGACTGCCACCAAAGAAGTTGGGGCAGCCATCCGAGGTATCCAGGACGGGACCAAGAAAAATATCGATAACGTTGAACGTTCTGGAAAACGCATTGAGGAAGTGACGAAGTTAGCGAATAATTCTGGCGATTCTTTACGTGAAATCGTATCCCTCGCCGAGGTCACGACTGACCAAGTCCGGTCAATAGCTACGGCCTCCGAGCAGCAATCCTCTGCCAGCGAAGAGATCAACCATAGCATTGAGGACGTAAACAGAGTTTCTATGGAAACAGCTGAGGCGATGAGACAATCCGCCCAAGCTGTCGGGGAGTTGGCCCATCAATCACAAGTTCTTAAGACTCTCATCGAAAATATGAAAACGGATAGTGGATCGGGTTCAAATGCACTTCCCTCTGGAAAGAAATCCCTGGCTCTTGGGAGAGGGTAA
- a CDS encoding chemotaxis protein CheX, with protein sequence MNYTSVELAKPFIKATRDVLTTMAHMNPIPGKPYAKSNGAANGDVSAVVGITGDMCGSISISFTKKCAISMVKSMLGDEISDVMADAKDAVGEITNMISGQARAGLANMGIKMQGSTPTIIFGDNHYISHICKSTVMAIPFSTDNGDFTVEFCFQ encoded by the coding sequence ATGAATTACACTAGTGTGGAATTAGCCAAACCATTCATAAAAGCAACTCGGGACGTTCTCACCACCATGGCGCATATGAATCCTATTCCTGGAAAGCCTTACGCTAAAAGTAATGGGGCTGCGAATGGTGATGTATCCGCAGTTGTTGGCATAACAGGGGATATGTGTGGAAGCATTTCGATTTCATTTACAAAGAAGTGTGCTATTTCTATGGTAAAATCTATGCTTGGAGACGAAATATCTGACGTTATGGCCGACGCAAAGGATGCAGTTGGCGAAATAACAAATATGATATCTGGGCAAGCTCGTGCTGGACTTGCAAATATGGGCATCAAAATGCAAGGATCGACACCGACCATAATCTTTGGGGACAATCACTATATAAGTCATATATGCAAATCTACAGTAATGGCGATACCGTTTTCCACTGACAACGGCGACTTTACCGTTGAATTTTGCTTCCAGTGA
- a CDS encoding phospholipase D family nuclease, with product MKYLVIALSIILPCWSPVYAYDLTLKDTPVSIYFSPKGGGQQAVVDAIGKAKESIYVQAYSFTSAPIAKALIDASQRGVKVEAILDKSQRKATYTGATFLKNEGIPVLIDDKHAIAHNKVMIIDGATVITGSFNFTKAAEEKNAENLLIIRDMSLAKIYLSNWKQHQDHSAEF from the coding sequence ATGAAGTACCTTGTCATCGCCCTCTCCATCATCCTACCGTGCTGGTCGCCGGTCTACGCTTACGACCTGACCCTCAAAGACACTCCTGTCAGCATTTATTTCAGCCCCAAGGGTGGCGGGCAACAGGCTGTCGTTGACGCCATCGGAAAGGCCAAGGAGTCGATTTATGTCCAGGCGTACTCATTTACTTCAGCCCCTATCGCAAAAGCACTCATCGATGCATCCCAACGCGGGGTAAAGGTCGAGGCTATCTTAGACAAGAGCCAACGAAAAGCGACCTACACCGGGGCGACGTTTCTCAAGAATGAAGGCATCCCAGTCTTGATTGACGACAAGCACGCCATCGCGCACAACAAGGTGATGATCATTGACGGTGCGACTGTGATCACTGGGTCGTTTAACTTCACCAAGGCAGCCGAAGAAAAGAACGCTGAGAACCTACTGATCATTCGAGATATGAGTCTGGCAAAAATATACCTGTCTAACTGGAAGCAACATCAAGACCATTCTGCTGAGTTTTGA
- a CDS encoding bacteriohemerythrin — MHSLAWNESLSLGIEEIDNEHRKLIDLSNILISSVKTNDRDIIKKCFHELREYTVTHFSHEEKYMDTIRFPDIEKHRTEHLELKLSVKHYQDSIYHQTEIDPAEVCNFIKHWLIDHVIYSDMNIKIFVNKNANKPPE, encoded by the coding sequence ATGCACAGCCTAGCATGGAATGAAAGTTTATCTCTTGGCATTGAAGAAATCGACAACGAGCATAGAAAGCTGATCGATCTCTCAAACATTTTAATATCTTCAGTCAAAACAAATGACCGCGATATAATCAAAAAATGTTTCCATGAACTTCGTGAATATACTGTAACACATTTTTCGCATGAAGAAAAATACATGGATACAATTCGTTTTCCGGATATTGAAAAGCACAGAACTGAACATCTCGAACTAAAGCTAAGTGTAAAACATTACCAGGATAGCATTTACCATCAAACAGAAATAGATCCAGCAGAGGTTTGTAATTTTATCAAACACTGGTTAATTGACCATGTTATTTATTCCGACATGAACATTAAAATATTTGTCAATAAAAATGCGAATAAACCACCAGAGTGA
- a CDS encoding chemotaxis protein CheW — translation MDEAAITKQENELLQLVTFAIGEEEFGIDILKVQEIIRTMAITKVPNSPPHVEGVINLRGKVIPVIDLRSRFMMESRPHDRQTRIIVIDLHEVIVGFVVDGVSEVLRIQSSTVEPPPPVVAGVESEYIKGVGKLENRLLILLDLDKLIPLEELRQS, via the coding sequence ATGGACGAAGCCGCCATCACAAAGCAGGAAAATGAACTTCTCCAACTCGTCACCTTCGCCATCGGTGAGGAAGAATTTGGGATAGATATCCTGAAAGTCCAGGAGATCATCCGCACCATGGCCATTACCAAGGTTCCCAACTCCCCACCTCATGTTGAGGGGGTCATCAACCTACGAGGAAAGGTTATCCCCGTCATCGATTTGCGAAGCCGTTTTATGATGGAATCACGCCCCCATGACAGACAAACCAGAATCATTGTCATCGATCTCCACGAAGTGATTGTAGGTTTTGTCGTAGACGGGGTGTCGGAAGTGCTTCGAATTCAGTCCAGTACGGTTGAACCACCACCACCCGTAGTAGCTGGCGTTGAATCTGAATATATTAAAGGGGTCGGGAAGCTGGAGAACCGATTGCTGATACTTCTTGATCTGGACAAACTCATCCCACTCGAAGAATTAAGGCAATCTTAA
- a CDS encoding DUF6573 family protein — MDQDWNVIFSYTRKQAIEDGVLIDVTEQANQLGFKVNTVVTDHLYGDYLTPPAGLEGEGQSVEGRLHDLLFKTLIAAKTFGARDRINFDVLFLMAPGKWATVKILAVMGPGDHGEPVLTIMLPEDD, encoded by the coding sequence ATGGACCAGGACTGGAATGTCATCTTCAGCTACACGCGTAAGCAAGCCATTGAGGACGGGGTCTTGATCGACGTCACCGAGCAAGCAAATCAACTTGGCTTCAAGGTGAATACTGTCGTCACTGACCATCTCTATGGTGATTACCTGACACCGCCGGCTGGCCTGGAAGGTGAAGGTCAATCCGTCGAGGGACGGCTTCATGATCTTCTCTTCAAAACACTTATCGCCGCTAAGACCTTTGGTGCCAGGGATCGCATCAATTTTGACGTGCTGTTCCTGATGGCGCCGGGCAAGTGGGCCACCGTGAAGATCCTGGCCGTGATGGGTCCAGGTGATCACGGCGAGCCAGTCTTGACCATCATGCTGCCCGAAGACGACTAA
- a CDS encoding response regulator, whose protein sequence is MNKIKIVLIVESDPINKFILDKILSKCGLRIVSTDSTLQALKYFKHQYFDLIITDLIMAGMDGLTFATKVREVEQSKQTKTPIILTITSPLDDSLMPKISGLEPLEVFEKPISYGDMLDVINRLMA, encoded by the coding sequence ATGAATAAAATAAAAATTGTTCTTATTGTCGAGAGTGATCCAATAAATAAATTTATACTAGATAAAATACTTAGCAAGTGTGGATTAAGAATAGTTTCGACAGACAGCACGTTACAAGCATTGAAATATTTCAAACATCAATATTTTGATTTAATCATCACGGACTTGATAATGGCCGGCATGGATGGCCTCACATTTGCCACAAAAGTTAGAGAAGTCGAGCAAAGCAAGCAAACTAAAACACCGATAATACTGACAATCACATCTCCACTCGATGACAGCCTTATGCCCAAGATTTCGGGGCTTGAACCACTAGAAGTATTCGAAAAGCCAATTTCGTACGGCGACATGTTGGATGTGATTAATCGTCTGATGGCGTGA
- a CDS encoding DUF3987 domain-containing protein encodes MTANAIKTPAEHAEDVKKELVPKDIELDIENFPPVIKSYIEALTEESGCQVVSATINTLSLMSSVLQKSLHIPKIASNGKKEGYFQELYPNLWIVEVNKSGNFKTTTQNNAHEVAYKIESITSDAAVQLNKLASIIIKKYKAGNLFNRQELNELCLAKLPGNLSDYAELLSIRAEKKLDDDFKKAIDSVGTLALNEINSQGLSLDDCFYKIPVHLIDRSIFIPARITLEALLDYIAFKGGGLILSSEFSTWLAFVAGGGRGLQARATLTDLYDVPKRYAYSTKTDGTTALEKPFLSMCGAMTYSSFKELATSESIQSGFLARFLLFTPPPVETSIPAWPTAKDGKRIYDAKKEMFNLLMTAPVEKEYLLSEDAKEYYEGIHGELEEYVKKFSIDKSDLIEPFFRRWSPYILKIAMLMQYSEDPASTEINDKSIYNALQVVACAFMSTKWLIHEHISGTSFDDQVKVVLEYLANNKGERTWGELIASHKIKGGAKKYGAVLRHLKNEGRISISVVKGKKVNSVIKLI; translated from the coding sequence ATGACTGCAAACGCGATAAAGACACCTGCTGAACATGCAGAAGATGTTAAAAAAGAATTGGTTCCTAAAGATATTGAATTAGATATTGAGAACTTCCCGCCGGTAATAAAAAGTTATATTGAAGCCTTGACAGAAGAATCTGGCTGTCAAGTTGTTTCGGCTACAATAAATACTTTAAGCTTGATGTCATCTGTTTTACAGAAATCGCTACACATCCCTAAGATTGCTTCGAATGGCAAAAAAGAAGGGTATTTTCAGGAATTGTATCCAAATCTTTGGATTGTTGAGGTCAATAAGTCTGGCAATTTTAAAACTACAACACAAAATAATGCCCATGAAGTCGCATACAAAATAGAAAGCATAACAAGTGATGCGGCCGTGCAACTCAATAAGCTTGCTAGCATAATAATTAAAAAGTACAAGGCCGGAAATTTATTCAACAGACAAGAGCTGAATGAACTGTGTTTAGCAAAGCTTCCTGGAAATTTATCGGATTACGCTGAACTCCTTTCTATTCGCGCCGAAAAAAAGCTTGATGATGATTTCAAGAAGGCTATTGATTCTGTCGGGACTCTGGCCTTGAATGAAATTAACAGCCAAGGTCTAAGTCTCGATGACTGTTTTTACAAAATACCAGTGCATTTGATTGATAGAAGCATTTTTATCCCTGCAAGGATTACGCTTGAAGCCTTACTCGATTATATAGCGTTTAAAGGCGGTGGATTGATATTAAGTTCAGAATTCAGTACATGGTTGGCCTTTGTTGCTGGAGGAGGACGAGGGCTTCAGGCAAGGGCAACTCTTACTGATTTATACGATGTGCCAAAGCGGTATGCTTATTCCACCAAAACGGATGGGACGACAGCTCTTGAAAAGCCATTTTTGTCGATGTGCGGAGCGATGACGTATAGTTCATTTAAAGAGCTTGCAACATCGGAAAGTATTCAGTCTGGATTCCTGGCTAGATTCCTTTTGTTTACGCCACCTCCTGTGGAGACTTCTATTCCAGCCTGGCCAACGGCAAAAGATGGTAAAAGAATATATGACGCAAAAAAAGAAATGTTCAACTTGTTGATGACTGCGCCAGTCGAGAAAGAATATTTACTTTCAGAAGATGCGAAGGAATATTACGAAGGCATACATGGAGAACTTGAAGAGTATGTAAAGAAGTTTTCAATTGACAAAAGCGATTTAATCGAACCATTCTTTAGAAGATGGTCGCCCTATATACTTAAGATAGCCATGCTTATGCAATATTCTGAAGATCCTGCATCGACAGAAATAAACGACAAATCGATTTATAATGCACTTCAGGTAGTAGCTTGCGCGTTTATGTCTACGAAGTGGCTAATTCATGAACATATATCAGGAACAAGCTTTGACGATCAAGTAAAGGTTGTTTTAGAATATCTTGCCAACAACAAAGGCGAGCGCACATGGGGCGAATTGATTGCAAGCCATAAAATCAAAGGCGGAGCAAAGAAATACGGAGCTGTTCTTCGACACCTAAAAAATGAAGGGCGAATATCGATCTCCGTTGTGAAGGGGAAAAAAGTAAATTCTGTGATAAAGTTAATTTAA
- a CDS encoding MucR family transcriptional regulator — translation MVDKEIWAEALNLAKDQLRHGKVHFSELEGVTKSIYDKLISLSCGPVIDIEPEPMKQIEAPQHVKTKKGVRCAECGEEFKVLGSKHLKTHDLTREEYMKKHGVAKKDMSIKIARKTLTGEDNPLKQMQMIMKEFGIKRGDVTQFVLNNGFDDMKSLAAAAKEKNVGILELLKAVDEAKETKANNK, via the coding sequence ATGGTCGATAAAGAAATTTGGGCAGAAGCTTTGAACTTGGCGAAAGACCAGCTTCGACATGGAAAGGTCCATTTCAGCGAACTCGAAGGAGTCACAAAGAGCATTTACGATAAGCTAATTTCTCTGAGCTGCGGACCTGTGATTGATATAGAGCCTGAGCCGATGAAGCAGATTGAAGCTCCTCAGCATGTGAAGACCAAGAAAGGGGTCAGATGCGCTGAGTGCGGAGAAGAGTTTAAGGTTTTAGGATCCAAGCATCTTAAGACACATGATCTTACTCGCGAAGAGTACATGAAAAAACATGGTGTCGCGAAGAAAGACATGTCTATCAAGATTGCCAGAAAGACGCTGACTGGCGAAGACAATCCCCTTAAGCAAATGCAGATGATCATGAAGGAATTTGGAATTAAGCGCGGGGATGTCACTCAGTTTGTTTTGAACAATGGTTTTGACGACATGAAATCTCTTGCTGCTGCCGCCAAGGAAAAGAATGTTGGCATTCTTGAGTTGCTGAAGGCTGTTGACGAAGCCAAAGAGACCAAAGCCAATAATAAATAG